The following are encoded in a window of Impatiens glandulifera chromosome 5, dImpGla2.1, whole genome shotgun sequence genomic DNA:
- the LOC124937780 gene encoding uncharacterized protein LOC124937780, whose protein sequence is MSTTIIKPLLLLLFLVHAVASSPILGLDSFLSQEFRRDPQASNDTFLSLPSSIKKSLSVFQISPSISSLLSFQISVPITIKLVGAFPSSAPSLLHTFLSASISSDNFHIITPFSHQHHRLAVSHSLHIDVSLSTSSLHTHLSDTIQAELSKSPSSLRSSLVSIPHSPIDQIIRHDFEKEKPVQGVYIYLFNLGQQSKPYAYNYGYGDSSPAFTKCLGTIWTGKERYIWIDLAAGPVDYGPALSGEGVLPRGESHPLAALHGGPKSQKAFLAEMASLVWNAYQVLLVPSLRIPVPFENSLLVQFIHIHGSDHKDTNGLDWKTIERNFMDEAKDGGLLLGEQSLKFKNYDILYTDCSICSFAISRATTSYTSRFLFDNYTLIVSEYLDSKRLHQILSDSNDELRRIAGFPEDELGRVLPVYVFDLDLNTILMLDRYHQSVSFKDMVIAVRTKNTQTVSDYSCNGRNMFIQTRDLERPLVGSILQSMWGVSPTHLVWSPSHNTTLVDYTWSVGQTPFGPFSELSSLSFVQKDSARRNLLLTSLNNSITSAIDILDSIKGHGGEHKLLKSQYSEFVQRWNLFKYKLDKGVSAMSRLDFETGLFYLRSSDHDLYGIHEMVYRASQDLEATLVCFKEPPFPWRNVSIYGGVFFVVVYVYIKRNKLISGGGKRKQF, encoded by the coding sequence ATGTCCACCACCATCATCAAACCTCTGCTCCTCCTTCTCTTCCTTGTCCACGCCGTCGCTTCTTCTCCGATCCTGGGCCTCGATTCCTTCCTTTCTCAAGAATTCCGTCGAGACCCACAAGCTTCCAACGACACTTTCCTCTCCCTCCCTTCTTCGATCAAGAAATCCCTATCAGTTTTCCAAATCTCACCTTCAATTTCCTCCCTCTTATCATTCCAGATCTCTGTTCCAATCACCATCAAGCTCGTCGGAGCCTTCCCATCCTCCGCCCCATCTCTCCTCCACACTTTCCTCTCCGCCTCAATCTCCTCCGATAACTTCCATATAATCACTCCTTTCTCTCATCAACATCATCGCCTCGCCGTTTCCCATTCACTCCACATCGACGTCTCTCTTTCCACGTCTTCCCTCCATACCCATCTCTCCGATACCATTCAAGCCGAACTCTCCAAATCACCATCTTCACTCCGTTCCTCTCTCGTCTCGATTCCTCACTCCCCGATAGATCAAATCATACGGCATGACTTCGAAAAAGAAAAACCAGTTCAAGGGGTTTACATATATCTCTTCAATTTAGGCCAACAATCAAAACCTTACGCTTACAATTACGGATATGGGGATTCATCGCCGGCGTTTACTAAATGCTTAGGCACCATTTGGACAGGTAAAGAACGCTATATATGGATCGATCTGGCTGCCGGTCCGGTTGATTATGGGCCTGCTTTATCTGGCGAGGGGGTTTTGCCTAGAGGTGAATCTCATCCTTTAGCAGCACTTCACGGAGGACCCAAATCTCAGAAAGCATTTCTGGCTGAAATGGCTTCACTGGTTTGGAATGCTTATCAGGTACTTCTTGTCCCTTCATTAAGAATCCCAGTTCCATTTGAGAATTCCTTACTAGTACAGTTCATACACATTCATGGTTCTGATCATAAAGATACCAATGGTTTGGATTGGAAAACAATCGAGAGGAATTTCATGGATGAAGCCAAAGATGGTGGGTTATTATTGGGTGAACAATCTTTAAAGTTCAAGAATTACGATATCCTTTACACAGACTGTTCAATTTGCTCATTTGCAATTTCAAGAGCAACCACTTCTTACACATCTAGATTCCTATTTGATAACTACACATTGATAGTCAGCGAATACCTAGATTCGAAGAGGTTACATCAGATACTGTCTGATTCTAACGACGAGCTGAGGAGAATTGCTGGTTTCCCAGAAGATGAATTGGGCAGAGTTCTCCCTGTTTATGTTTTCGACCTTGATCTGAACACCATCTTAATGCTGGATCGTTATCATCAGTCTGTTTCGTTCAAAGACATGGTTATTGCTGTTCGAACCAAGAACACGCAGACTGTTAGCGATTATAGCTGCAACGGTCGAAACATGTTCATTCAAACCCGTGACCTCGAGAGGCCTCTGGTGGGGTCGATCTTGCAGAGCATGTGGGGAGTTTCTCCAACCCATTTGGTTTGGAGTCCTAGCCATAACACTACTTTGGTTGACTATACATGGAGCGTTGGACAGACTCCGTTTGGTCCTTTCTCGGAGCTTTCGTCGCTCTCTTTCGTGCAGAAAGATTCGGCTAGGAGGAATCTCTTGCTGACTAGTTTGAACAACAGCATTACGAGTGCAATTGATATTCTGGATTCGATAAAAGGGCATGGAGGGGAACATAAGCTTCTTAAGAGTCAATATAGTGAATTTGTGCAGAGATGGAACTTGTTTAAGTATAAGCTGGATAAGGGTGTTTCGGCCATGTCTCGATTGGATTTTGAGACGGGGTTGTTTTATTTGAGATCGTCTGATCACGATCTGTATGGGATTCACGAAATGGTGTATAGGGCTTCTCAAGATCTGGAGGCGACGCTTGTTTGCTTTAAGGAACCGCCGTTTCCATGGAGGAATGTTTCGATTTATGGAGGTGtgttttttgttgttgtttatgtttatattaaGAGAAACAAACTGATAAGTGGTGGAGGGAAAAGGAAGCAATTCTGa
- the LOC124938346 gene encoding 5'-adenylylsulfate reductase-like 5, with amino-acid sequence MDGESFDRYLNSSPTNAYSVVLFHASWCPFSRNMKPKFAALSFMFPQVKHITIEESEAMPSLFSRYGVHSLPSIIILNGTAQVRHHEQKDLPSLVRFYKKTTGYEPVVNLAENDLGSLFEIDHGVDETWKWNSMEGILDREPYLVFSVIFLLFRAVMYFFLKEISNIIEMWYATIPRLNLRIFGESRQLLGRALDLMDLKRMWRKLKLCKTNGARNAHVWASSSLASVSLGKRFKSEES; translated from the exons ATGGATGGTGAATCATTCGATAGATATTTGAACTCCAGTCCGACGAATGCATATTCTGTTGTTCTGTTTCACGCTTCGTGGTGTCCATTCTCGAGGAATATGAAACCAAAGTTTGCAGCCCTTAGTTTCATGTTTCCTCAGGTGAAGCATATAACGATTGAAGAATCTGAAGCCATGCCAAG TTTGTTCTCACGATACGGAGTTCATAGCTTGCCctcaataataattttgaacGGGACAGCACAAGTGCGTCATCACGAACAGAAGGATCTTCCTTCCCTTGTGCGTTTCTATAAGAAAACTACAG GATATGAACCGGTTGTGAATTTGGCTGAAAATGATCTAGGAAGTCTCTTTGAAATTGATCATGGAGTTGATGAGACATGGAAATGGAACTCTATGGAGGGAATATTAGATAGAGAGCCTTATCTAGTATTTTCAGTGATCTTTCTATTGTTTAGGGCAGTTATGTATTTCTTCCTTAAGGAAATATCTAATATAATCGAGATGTGGTATGCTACCATACCACGCCTAAATCTAAGAATATTTGGGGAGTCGAGGCAGCTTCTTGGCCGAGCCTTGGACTTGATGGATTTGAAGAGAATGTGGAGGAAACTGAAACTGTGCAAGACGAATGGAGCTAGGAATGCTCATGTTTGGGCATCTTCTTCATTGGCATCCGTTTCATTGGGAAAACGGTTTAAATCAGAAGAATCCTAA
- the LOC124939622 gene encoding pectate lyase-like, whose amino-acid sequence MSIPVLTEENGCSDETMTEGNEGYDGHHYPIRKTHKQTIGCYRKKLCKIIINLLFFRRSLQEDFEIPCKVTNQIDRCWKCQPDYAQNRKRLADCVIGFAKGTTGGKHGEYYMVTDPSDNNVTDPIPGTLRHAVIQKEPLWIIFKGNMRITLQQELIMTSNKTIDGRGVKVRISGGAGITIQFVENIILHNIFIQNIVSTTGGMVRDSVDHFGFRTRADGDGISMFGARFIWLDHLSMKKCTDGMIDAIEGCTSITISNCQLTDHNKTILLGAHDSTVSDEGLKVTVVYNHFGKKLIQRLPRVRSGFAHVVNNDYTMWKMYAIGGSNNPTILSQGNVFVASDNPFAKEVGHRVYATVEEWSKWTWCSDRDIYKNGAIFTTSGDCNPENIARLASLDGVAAEDGSFTKKLTRYAGVLDHCKSGMDCSKIRLMKYQLKGNVDANAISWVN is encoded by the exons ATGTCTATTCCTGTCTTAACTGAAGAAAACGGTTGCTCTGATGAAACCATGACGGAAGGTAATGAAGGCTATGATGGACACCATTATCCCAT AAGGAAAACGCACAAACAAACAATAGGATGTTATCGGAAAAAATtgtgtaaaataataattaatcttttgtttttCAGGAGGAGCCTGCAAGAAGATTTTGAAATTCCATGCAAAGTGACTAACCAAATCGATAGATGCTGGAAGTGCCAGCCCGATTATGCTCAAAACAGAAAAAGGCTTGCGGATTGCGTAATTGGCTTTGCAAAGGGCACCACAGGCGGAAAACATGGCGAATATTATATGGTAACAGACCCTTCGGACAACAATGTAACTGACCCAATACCTGGAACACTTCGCCATGCAGTGATTCAAAAGGAGCCTTTATGGATAATCTTTAAAGGTAACATGAGGATAACATTGCAACAAGAACTGATCATGACAAGTAACAAAACAATCGACGGTCGAGGAGTGAAAGTGCGCATTTCAGGTGGCGCGGGAATAACGATACAATTCGTAGAGAATATCATACTCCACAATATATTCATTCAAAACATAGTGTCGACTACAGGGGGGATGGTTAGGGACTCTGTTGATCATTTTGGATTTAGAACTCGTGCTGATGGAGACGGGATTTCTATGTTTGGGGCGAGGTTCATTTGGCTTGATCATCTCTCCATGAAGAAATGCACGGATGGAATGATCGATGCCATTGAAGGATGCACGTCTATCACCATCTCGAATTGCCAATTAACTGATCATAATAAG ACTATTCTACTTGGAGCTCATGATTCGACAGTGAGCGACGAAGGCTTGAAGGTGACGGTTGTGTACAACCATTTTGGAAAGAAACTGATTCAGAGATTGCCAAGAGTACGTTCAGGTTTTGCCCACGTGGTCAATAACGACTATACTATGTGGAAGATGTATGCCATTGGTGGTAGCAACAACCCAACCATCCTGTCTCAAGGAAACGTTTTCGTTGCTTCTGACAATCCTTTCGCCAAAGAG GTTGGACACAGGGTTTATGCAACAGTGGAGGAATGGAGTAAGTGGACTTGGTGCTCAGACCGGGACATATATAAGAATGGGGCTATCTTCACCACTTCGGGTGACTGCAATCCTGAAAACATTGCTCGGTTGGCTAGTCTAGACGGGGTTGCTGCTGAGGATGGGAGTTTCACTAAGAAACTGACTCGTTATGCAGGGGTTCTTGACCATTGCAAGTCGGGGATGGATTGTTCAAAGATTAGGCTGATGAAATATCAACTTAAAGGAAATGTTGATGCAAATGCAATAAGTTGGGTCAACtga
- the LOC124937481 gene encoding probable auxin efflux carrier component 8: MRSLPTSFMIHQGEEKKYKESSLYIYTGHCHLTHPRNYISSLAIMISLTDVYHVVVATIPLYIAMMLGYVSLKWWKLFTPAQSSGINKFVAKFSIPLLSFHMISTTNPYEMNVKLVCADLLQKALAFFAIAIIARITSRASLRWVVTGISLSTLPNTLILGIPILRAMYGNTAGDLVTQIVVLQSIIWYNILLFLFELGIAKEAYSTTLTQAAEELESQQEASSKEEGREINIPIRGKVQVMPILLTVGRKLITNLNTHATVWGLVWASIHFKWNIQLPLIVSHSISILSDGGLGMAMFSLGLFMASQTSIIACGTRMAILAMVMKFVAGPILMAASSTAIGLRGTVFKVAIVQAALPQGIVPFVFAKEYNIYPDILSTGVIFGMIIALPVALAYYSLLSL; this comes from the exons ATGAGAAGCCTTCCCACTTCTTTCATGATCCATCAAGGAGAAGAGAAGAAATATAAGGAGTcgagtttgtatatatatacagGCCATTGTCATCTGACCCATCCTCGGAACTATATATCATCGCTAGCTATCATGATCTCCCTAACTGATGTCTATCATGTTGTGGTAGCTACAATCCCATTATATATTGCCATGATGTTAGGATATGTCTCTCTGAAATGGTGGAAGCTCTTCACACCTGCCCAAAGCTCAGGCATCAACAAGTTTGTGGCTAAATTCTCAATTCCATTACTGTCCTTCCATATGATTTCTACAACCAATCCCTATGAAATGAATGTGAAGCTAGTATGCGCTGATTTATTACAGAAAGCTCTTGCTTTTTTTGCCATAGCAATAATTGCAAGAATCACATCAAGAGCAAGCTTGAGATGGGTTGTAACAGGGATCTCTCTATCGACATTACCAAACACTTTGATCCTAGGCATTCCAATCCTGAGGGCTATGTATGGAAACACAGCAGGAGACTTGGTTACCCAGATAGTTGTATTACAAAGCATAATATGGTACAACATACTGCTATTCCTGTTCGAGCTGGGAATTGCAAAGGAAGCTTACTCCACCACACTCACACAGGCAGCTG AGGAGCTGGAGTCCCAACAAGAGGCGTCATCTAAAGAGGAGGGACGAGAAATAAATATCCCAATTCGAGGAAAAGTGCAAGTCATGCCTATTCTTTTGACTGTAGGGAGGAAGCTCATCACAAATCTCAACACTCATGCAACCGTGTGGGGTCTTGTTTGGGCAAGCATACATTTCAA GTGGAATATACAACTGCCGCTGATTGTCAGTCATTCAATATCAATATTATCTGATGGAGGACTTGGAATGGCCATGTTCAGCTTAG GTCTATTTATGGCATCACAGACTAGCATAATAGCATGTGGGACAAGAATGGCGATATTAGCCATGGTTATGAAATTTGTTGCCGGACCTATCCTAATGGCAGCATCCTCAACAGCTATTGGTTTACGCGGAACAGTGTTCAAAGTGGCAATTGTACAA GCAGCTCTTCCTCAAGGAATTGTTCCTTTTGTATTTGCCAAAGAGTATAACATCTACCCGGACATCTTAAGCACTGG GGTAATATTTGGCATGATCATTGCCTTGCCTGTAGCATTGGCCTACTACTCCTTGCTATCATTGTGA
- the LOC124938026 gene encoding mitochondrial outer membrane protein porin of 34 kDa-like yields the protein MARGPGLYSDIGKKARDLLYKDYQSDHKFTITTYSPTGVAITSSGTKKGELFLADVNTQLKNKNITTDIKVDTSSNLFATITFDEPIPRLKTILHFKVPDQRSGKLEVQYLHDYAGISSSIGLTANPVVNFSGVVGANGLALGADLSFDTKEGNLTKINGGFNFSNNDLVASLTLNEKGESLNASYYHTVSPLTNSAVGAEVAHSFSTNVNTITIGTQHSLDPLTTVKGKVNNFGKASALIQHEWRPKSLFTISGEVDTKSIDKKAKFGLALVLKP from the exons ATGGCGAGAGGACCTGGTCTCTATTCTGACATCGGAAAGAAAGCCAGAG ATCTTCTCTACAAGGATTACCAGAGCGACCACAAGTTCACTATCACGACATATTCTCCGACAGGAGTT GCCATTACTTCATCTGGAACAAAGAAGGGGGAGCTGTTTCTTGCTGATGTCAATACCCAgttgaagaacaagaatatcacAACTGATATCAAAGTGGACACAAGTTCTAAT CTTTTCGCAACCATCACATTTGATGAACCTATTCCTAGATTGAAGACAATCCTTCATTTCAAAGTTCCAGATCAAAGATCTGGGAAG TTAGAAGTTCAATACTTGCACGATTATGCTGGGATCAGCTCAAGCATTGGCTTGACAGCAAACCCTGTTGTCAACTTCTCAGGTGTTGTTGGGGCAAATGGGCTTGCATTGGGAGCTGATCTCTCATTTGATACCAAGGAAGGAAACCTTACTAAAATTAACGGAGGATTTAACTTCTCAAACAATGACCTCGTTGCTTCACTAACCTT GAATGAGAAAGGGGAAAGTCTGAATGCATCTTACTACCACACGGTTAGCCCATTGACGAATTCTGCTGTTGGTGCTGAGGTAGCTCACAGCTTCTCAACGAATGTAAACACAATCACAATTGGGACCCAACACTCTTTGGATCCATTGACTACTGTTAAGGGAAAGGTTAACAACTTTGGAAAGGCGAGTGCTCTTATTCAGCATGAATGGCGCCCCAAGTCCCTTTTCACGATTTCTGGAGAAGTGGATACTAAATCAATTGATAAGAAAGCTAAGTTCGGATTAGCTTTGGTTCTTAAGCCATAA
- the LOC124939770 gene encoding plasma membrane ATPase 1-like produces the protein MEGGDDLMEALKNESVDLENISIEEVFQNLKCTKEGLSIEAAEQRLLIFGPNKLEEKVENKLLKYLGFMWNPLSWVMEAAAIMAIALANGGGKPPDWQDFVGIICLLIINSTISFIEENNAGNAAASLMARLAPKAKVLRNGKWNEEDASVLVPGDIISIKLGDIIPADARLLEGDPLKVDQSALTGECLPVTKSAGDGIYSGSTCKQGEIEAVVIATGVHTFFGKAAHLVDSTNQVGHFQKVLTAIGNFCICSIAVGMLIEIIVMYPIQRRSYRTGIDNLLVLLIGGIPIAMPTVLSVTMAIGSHRLSQQGAITKRMTAIEEMAGMDVLCSDKTGTLTLNKLTVDRNLIEVISRGVDVDTVILMSARASRMENQDAIDAAIVGMLADPKEARAGIQEVHFLPFNPTDKRTALTYIDSEGRMHRVSKGAPEQILNLTHNKSEIERKVHATIDNFAERGLRSLGVAYQEVPDGRKESTGGPWKFIGLLPLFDPPRHDSNETISRALNLGVNVKMITGDQLAIAKETGRRLGMGTNMYPSSALLGQNKDESIAGLPVDELIEKADGFAGVFPEHKYEIVKRLQDRKHICGMTGDGVNDAPALKRADIGIAVSDATDAARGASDIVLTEPGLSVIISAVLTSRAIFQRMKNYTIYAVSVTIRIVLGFMLLALIWKFDFPPFMVLIIAILNDGTIMTISKDRVKPSPQPDSWKLAEIFTTGIILGCYMALMTVIFFWLAYKTNFFPRIFGVSTLEKTANDDFRKLSSAVYLQVSIISQALIFVTRSRSWSFVERPGFLLLGAFIIAQLVATIIAVYANWSFASIEGIGWGWAGVIWLYNLVSYIPLDILKFTIRYTLSGKAWNLLIEQRVAFTGKKDYGKEERELKWAQAQRTLHGLQPPENKNKVVGEHSTYAELSQMAEEAKRRAEMARLRELNTLKGHVESVVKLKGLDIDTIPQSYTV, from the exons atGGAAGGAGGAGATGATTTAATGGAGGCTCTGAAGAATGAGTCTGTTGATTTG GAGAATATTTCAATTGAGGAGGTTTTTCAGAACTTAAAATGTACAAAAGAGGGATTATCAATCGAGGCTGCAGAACAGAGGCTTTTGATTTTCGGTCCAAATAAGCTCGAGGAAAAAGTG GAAAACAAGCTTCTGAAGTACTTGGGGTTTATGTGGAATCCTCTTTCATGGGTTATGGAAGCTGCAGCTATTATGGCTATTGCACTTGCTAATGGAGGA GGAAAACCACCTGATTGGCAGGACTTTGTTGGAATAATTTGCCTACTTATTATCAATTCTACTATTAGTTTTATTGAGGAGAACAATGCTGGTAATGCTGCAGCATCTCTAATGGCACGCTTAGCACCAAAAGCTAAG GTTCTTCGTAATGGAAAATGGAACGAGGAAGATGCATCAGTTCTTGTTCCAGGTGACATAATTAGTATTAAACTTGGGGATATCATCCCTGCTGATGCTCGACTTCTCGAAGGGGATCCATTGAAAGTTGACCAG TCTGCTTTAACTGGTGAGTGTCTTCCTGTTACAAAATCTGCTGGGGATGGGATTTACTCCGGTTCTACCTGCAAGCAAGGAGAAATTGAAGCTGTTGTGATTGCCACGGGTGTGCATACTTTCTTTGGTAAAGCTGCTCATCTAGTAGACAGTACAAATCAAGTTGGTCATTTTCAAAAG GTCTTGACTGCCATAGGGAATTTCTGCATATGTTCTATTGCAGTGGGGATGTTGATTGAGATTATTGTGATGTACCCTATTCAGCGCCGATCCTACCGTACTGGAATTGATAATCTGTTAGTACTGCTTATAGGTGGAATTCCCATTGCAATGCCCACTGTCCTATCCGTGACAATGGCAATCGGTTCACATCGTTTGTCTCAGCAG GGGGCAATCACAAAAAGAATGACAGCAATAGAAGAGATGGCAGGCATGGATGTTCTTTGTAGTGATAAAACTGGAACTTTGACACTGAACAAGTTAACTGTGGACAGAAACCTTATTGAG GTGATTTCTAGAGGAGTAGATGTAGATACTGTAATTTTGATGTCTGCCAGGGCATCTCGGATGGAAAATCAAGATGCAATTGACGCTGCCATTGTAGGGATGCTAGCTGATCCAAAGGAg GCTCGAGCCGGGATTCAAGAAGTTCACTTCCTTCCATTTAACCCGACTGACAAAAGAACGGCCTTGACATATATTGACAGTGAAGGTAGAATGCATCGTGTCAGCAAAGGTGCACCAGAACAG ATACTCAATCTCACGCATAACAAATCTGAAATTGAACGGAAGGTTCATGCAACCATTGATAATTTCGCAGAAAGAGGGCTAAGGTCCCTAGGAGTGGCTTATCAG GAAGTTCCTGATGGAAGGAAAGAAAGTACAGGTGGTCCCTGGAAATTCATTGGTTTGTTGCCTCTCTTTGACCCACCAAGACATGATAGTAACGAGACTATATCTAGAGCTCTAAATCTGGGCGTCAATGTTAAAATGATAACTG GTGATCAACTGGCTATTGCTAAGGAAACTGGTAGGCGTTTAGGAATGGGAACAAATATGTATCCTTCATCTGCCTTGTTAGGACAGAACAAGGATGAGTCTATTGCAGGTTTGCCAGTGGATGAACTAATTGAAAAGGCTGACGGATTTGCTGGTGTTTTTCCAG AACACAAGTATGAGATTGTAAAGCGTTTGCAAGATAGAAAACACATTTGTGGAATGACTGGTGATGGTGTTAATGATGCTCCTGCTCTTAAAAGGGCTGATATCGGTATTGCTGTTTCTGATGCAACTGACGCAGCTCGTGGTGCTTCTGACATTGTTTTAACTGAACCTGGTCTCAGTGTCATCATCAGTGCTGTACTAACTAGTAGAGCAATCTTCCAGAGGATGAAAAACTACACT ATATATGCAGTTTCAGTAACAATCCGTATTGTG CTTGGATTTATGTTACTTGCTCTTATATGGAAGTTTGATTTTCCACCCTTCATGGTTCTGATCATCGCCATTCTAAACGATg gtACTATTATGACAATATCAAAGGATAGGGTAAAACCATCTCCACAACCAGACAGTTGGAAGCTTGCAGAGATTTTTACGACAGGAATAATTCTTGGATGTTACATGGCTCTTATGACAGTAATTTTCTTTTGGTTAGCTTACAAGACAAATTTTTTCCCTAGAATATTTGGGGTTTCAACACTCGAGAAAACAGCTAATGATGACTTTAGGAAGCTTTCATCGGCTGTGTATCTGCAAGTAAGTATAATCAGTCAAGCTCTTATATTTGTAACACGTTCAAGGAGTTGGTCATTTGTTGAGCGTCCAGGATTTCTGCTCTTGGGTGCTTTTATTATTGCTCAATTG GTTGCAACTATAATAGCTGTTTATGCGAATTGGAGTTTTGCATCGATTGAAGGTATTGGATGGGGTTGGGCAGGTGTGATATGGCTATACAACCTCGTAAGCTATATCCCACTCGATATATTAAAATTCACGATCCGATACACATTGAGTGGGAAAGCTTGGAATCTTCTGATTGAGCAAAGGGTTGCTTTCACTGGGAAAAAAGATTATGGGAAAGAAGAACGTGAACTTAAGTGGGCACAGGCACAAAGAACATTACATGGTCTTCAACCACCTGAGAACAAGAATAAGGTTGTTGGTGAGCACAGTACATATGCAGAACTAAGCCAAATGGCTGAGGAGGCAAAAAGACGAGCCGAGATGGCCag GTTGAGAGAACTCAATACCTTGAAGGGACATGTTGAATCTGTGGTGAAGTTAAAAGGACTTGATATTGACACAATCCCCCAATCATACACTGTTTAG